One Suncus etruscus isolate mSunEtr1 chromosome 13, mSunEtr1.pri.cur, whole genome shotgun sequence genomic region harbors:
- the ATP5PF gene encoding ATP synthase-coupling factor 6, mitochondrial, giving the protein MILQRLFSFSLIRSAVSVHLRRNIGATAVAFKELDPVQKIFVDKIREYKTKRQSSGGPVDTGPEYQQELDRELFKLKQMYGKADMNTFPNFTFEEPKFEVIDKPQS; this is encoded by the exons ATGATCCTCCAGCGGCTCTTCAGCTTCTCCCTCATCCGTTCTGCTGTCTCTGTCCATTTGAGGAGGAATATTGGTGCGACTGCGGTGGCCTTTAAAGAACTGGATCCTGTCCAAAAAATCTTTGTAGACAAGATTAGAGAATACAAAACAAAGCGACA GTCATCTGGAGGACCTGTTGATACTGGCCCAGAATATCAGCAAGAGCTGGATAGGGAGCTCTTCAAGCTTAAGCAGATGTATGGCAAAGCAGACATGAATACGTTCCCTAACTTCACATTTGAAG AACCCAAATTTGAAGTCATCGATAAACCCCAGTCCTGA